The DNA segment TCTGTGTTCTTCGCCCCCAGATACCACTATTCACCTGCAATGCGTCGGGTGCCACATAGAGGCGAAAGTTCCTGCGGAAAACGAATGCATGTAAGGCAATAACGGGTATCCACCCCACAAGCAGGAATAACCAGGGATTCCAGTTGATCAGTAAAAGTACCGTTAACAGTAATGCTACCGGCAGGATACCGAATAACAATGTTCTGCGGAAGGTGTAGGAAGTATGTATCCTATAATCAGCCTGTGCCGTTGGTTGCACCAAACCATGGTAATGCGTTAATAGCTTATCAACATAAGTAAATTGGGTGAGCGGTACTTTTACCCGTTGTTTTTTGTTGCGCTGGTCATCGCTCATGACCTGATGAAATTCCATATTGTACAGGCCTACCTTACGACGTATCCAGTTAGCTTCCCAGGATATGTATTGTATTTTTGAAAAGGGGACCAGGTTTTGCCGGGTATTGATCAGTCCTGTCTTTATCTTAAATCCCTGGGCACTTTCTGAGAGCTGGAAGTCGAAATAGTTCAGAAAGATCCGCATCATGGAAACAACCACGGAAATGATCAATACAAAGGCCGCTACCAATGATACAGAGGCAATGGATACCCCTACCGCTGAAGAGGAATCGCGCACGGCCCTGATGACGCGGTCGCCAAAAACTTCTTCGAGGTTCTGTAATAGTGATATGCTAAAAGCCAGCACTATGAAAAATGCCTGGATATGGTTGGCGGAAAGGCCTAGTTTTACGAGATCGCTCAATGACAGCCGCATTACCGGAATATCCCTTGCCGGAGGGGTAGCTACCTCCTCATTCGCGGAGAGCCGTTTTTCCTGCAGCAGGAACTCTTTTAATTGTTCGGCTTTTTGAACAGTAATGGCATCAATAACAGCTTCTGTTTTTTCTGATCCTGCGGTATCAATTTTTACTTTGACTACATTGGCAATCTGGTGCAGCAGGTTTTGCTCAATATGTACAGCCTGTATTTTATACAGAGGGATGGCGATTGTTTTTTTAATGATAAATCCTTTCCTGATGATCAGCTCATCCCTGGCAATATGAAAACGGAAGTAAAAATAATTAATCAGTGATATGACAAGCGTAAACACAGGAAGGGCAATGAGCGCTATCTCAAGGGTGTCAACTCCTTTCTTGTTTTCACGGAATAGCAATATCGCCAGCAGCGGCCAAAATGTCTTGACCAGGGCAATGGCAGACTTGTATATAAGGATCAGTAAACCTGCCTTCGCCTGTCTTTGCGGAATACTCCAGCTATTCTCCTCCGGTAACTGGTTCATCGGCTACTTTTTTGGTGATCCATTCTTTTAGGGTCCAGGCGGTGGCTTCCTGCAGACCGCGAATGCGCAGGTCGGCTTCATCGGAGCCTGCAGTATAGAGTACCAGGCTGGCCAGCCCGAATTTTCTTTCCAGCGGACCTATGGTGACCGCACTGTGCTGAATGCGGTTAAAAGGACAGGTATGCGTACTTTGAATGATCCATCCGCTGCGGTAGATCACATCCTTTTCCCGGATAGCATAGGCCCTGGTGCTGAATGATTTTTCCTGTAACCAATAGGAGGCTCCGGCTACCAGTATCCAGCCACCTGTCATCACACTAACCCATACTATCTGATGAAGCGGTTTTATAAAATACAGCAATATGGCTACCAGTACCCCCAATAAGCTACATATAATAAGCCATTCCCAATGTAAAACCTTCCGGTAGGAGGGTTCTATAGGCGTTAGGGTGACATTTTCCACCCGGGGCAGGTTTTCAATATGTACCTGGTCATTCAGAAATTCCATGTGCTAAAAGTAGCGTTTAATGTTCTATTGTTGGCAACGGGCCGGGAGCGTTGGCAACGGGCCGGTAATAATACCGGCAACTTGACTGAAATACTTATTTTTGCAGCCGTTTTACCAGTGGGTTTCCGCATTGGTAGCTAAAATTTCAAATTTATTACATGCATTTATCAGAACAGGAGATTATCCGTAGAGAGAAACTGAAGGAGTTACAACAAATGGGTATTGAACCTTACCCTGCCCCCTTATATCCCGTTAATAATACGGCTGCCTATATTAAGCAGCACTACAAAGGTGAAGAGAACAAGGCTGATTTTGCCCACGTATGCCTTGCCGGCCGTATTATGGGTGTTCGTGATATGGGTAAGGCCAGTTTTGCTGTATTGCAGGACAGCACCGGCAGGATCCAGTTGTATATCAAGCGTGATGAGATAGCTCCCGGAGAAGATAAGTCCCTCTATGATAAAGTATGGAAGCACCTGGCCGATATAGGCGATATTATTGGCGTGAAAGGATATGTATTCACGACCAAAACAGGAGAAACTTCTATCCATGTGCTGGAACTTACCATGCTCACAAAATCGCTGAAGCCCCTGCCCATTGTAAAGGAAACCAAGGAAGGAGAAACGTTTGATGCGGTTACCGATCCTGAGTTCCGCTACCGCCAGCGTTATGCCGACCTGATCGTGAATCCTGATGTAAAAGAAACGTTCCTGAAGCGCAGCAAGCTGATCAATACGATCCGTGATTTCCTGAATGACCAGGGGGCCCTGGAAGTGGATACACCGGTATTGCAATCCATTCCCGGCGGCGCTATCGCCCGGCCGTTCATTACACACCACAATGCGCTGGATGTGCCTTTTTACCTGCGCATTGCCAATGAGCTCTATCTCAAGCGATTAATAGTAGGTGGCTTTGATTGGGTGTATGAGTTCAGCCGCAACTTCCGTAATGAAGGTATGGACCGTACCCATAACCCGGAATTCACGATCCTGGAATGGTACACTGCCTATAAAGATTATTACTGGATGATGGAAACCACCGAGCAATTGCTGGAAAAGGTGGCCATTGCCCTGCATGGAACTACAGCAGTGAAAGTGGGCGATAAAACCATTGATTTCAAAGCTCCTTTTAAGCGGGTGAGCATTTATGATGCCATCAAAGAACACACAGGTGTGGATGTAAGCAATATGGAGGAGGCGCAATTAAGGGAGGCCTGTAAGTCGCTGGGTATTTACCCCGAAGCCAGCATGGGCAAAGGAAAGCTTATTGATGCCATCTTTGGTGAAAAGTGCGAAGACAATTATATCCAGCCCACTTTTATTATAGATTACCCGGTAGAGATGAGCCCGCTTACCAAAAAGCACCGCGACAAACCGGGACTGGTGGAACGTTTTGAGCTGATGATCAATGGTAAGGAGATTGCCAATGCCTACAGTGAGCTCAATGACCCTATTGATCAGCGGGCACGTTTTGAAGACCAGGTAAAACTGATGGAGCGGGGCGATGATGAAGCTATGTATATTGACCATGACTTCCTGCGCGCCCTGGAATATGGCATGCCCCCCACTGCCGGTATCGGTATTGGCATTGACCGGCTGTGCATGCTCATGACCAACCAGCCCAGTATCCAGGATGTATTGTTAT comes from the Paraflavitalea devenefica genome and includes:
- the lysS gene encoding lysine--tRNA ligase codes for the protein MHLSEQEIIRREKLKELQQMGIEPYPAPLYPVNNTAAYIKQHYKGEENKADFAHVCLAGRIMGVRDMGKASFAVLQDSTGRIQLYIKRDEIAPGEDKSLYDKVWKHLADIGDIIGVKGYVFTTKTGETSIHVLELTMLTKSLKPLPIVKETKEGETFDAVTDPEFRYRQRYADLIVNPDVKETFLKRSKLINTIRDFLNDQGALEVDTPVLQSIPGGAIARPFITHHNALDVPFYLRIANELYLKRLIVGGFDWVYEFSRNFRNEGMDRTHNPEFTILEWYTAYKDYYWMMETTEQLLEKVAIALHGTTAVKVGDKTIDFKAPFKRVSIYDAIKEHTGVDVSNMEEAQLREACKSLGIYPEASMGKGKLIDAIFGEKCEDNYIQPTFIIDYPVEMSPLTKKHRDKPGLVERFELMINGKEIANAYSELNDPIDQRARFEDQVKLMERGDDEAMYIDHDFLRALEYGMPPTAGIGIGIDRLCMLMTNQPSIQDVLLFPQMRPEVMNG
- a CDS encoding PH domain-containing protein, with amino-acid sequence MNQLPEENSWSIPQRQAKAGLLILIYKSAIALVKTFWPLLAILLFRENKKGVDTLEIALIALPVFTLVISLINYFYFRFHIARDELIIRKGFIIKKTIAIPLYKIQAVHIEQNLLHQIANVVKVKIDTAGSEKTEAVIDAITVQKAEQLKEFLLQEKRLSANEEVATPPARDIPVMRLSLSDLVKLGLSANHIQAFFIVLAFSISLLQNLEEVFGDRVIRAVRDSSSAVGVSIASVSLVAAFVLIISVVVSMMRIFLNYFDFQLSESAQGFKIKTGLINTRQNLVPFSKIQYISWEANWIRRKVGLYNMEFHQVMSDDQRNKKQRVKVPLTQFTYVDKLLTHYHGLVQPTAQADYRIHTSYTFRRTLLFGILPVALLLTVLLLINWNPWLFLLVGWIPVIALHAFVFRRNFRLYVAPDALQVNSGIWGRRTQIIRWYKTQQVFLEQSIYQRKKELATLYLSTAGGTITIPYISLKLAQQIQDYALYEVERTERAWM
- a CDS encoding PH domain-containing protein; protein product: MEFLNDQVHIENLPRVENVTLTPIEPSYRKVLHWEWLIICSLLGVLVAILLYFIKPLHQIVWVSVMTGGWILVAGASYWLQEKSFSTRAYAIREKDVIYRSGWIIQSTHTCPFNRIQHSAVTIGPLERKFGLASLVLYTAGSDEADLRIRGLQEATAWTLKEWITKKVADEPVTGGE